A stretch of the Sylvia atricapilla isolate bSylAtr1 chromosome 28, bSylAtr1.pri, whole genome shotgun sequence genome encodes the following:
- the LOC136372604 gene encoding gastrokine-1-like — MSISGVSQSMSINSQTRKAIIQQKSNRLSWKTIWNYNTGIIATRVMPEGACYISTMNRSGMPTFAALARVAAERRNQIGFGRPSRRITFVTNGRANNLRSYGADVFSMCSGLSTYMAHETYAPRYNQQSCTALNVMSLVELDYCRGNGQI; from the exons ATGTCCATCTCTGGTGTCTCACAAAGCATGAGCATCAACAGTCAGACACGAAAGGCAATTATTCAGCAAAAGAGCAACCGTTTGTCCTGGAAAACCATCTGGAACTACAACACG ggCATCATTGCCACGAGAGTGATGCCAGAGGGAGCGTGCTACATTTCCACCATGAACAGGAGTGGGATGCCCACCTTTGCTGCACTTGCCAGagtggctgcagagaggagg aACCAGATTGGTTTTGGAAGACCTTCCAGGAGGATCACCTTTGTCACCAATGGACGGGCCAACAACCTCAGGTCTTATGGAGCAGACGTCTTCTCTATGTGCAGTGGACTCTCCACCTACATGGCTCATGAAACTTATG CACCCCGGTATAACCAACAGTCCTGCACTGCACTGAACGTCATGAGTCTTGTGGAGCTGGATTACTGCAGGGGCAACGGACAGATCTGA